One segment of Etheostoma cragini isolate CJK2018 chromosome 23, CSU_Ecrag_1.0, whole genome shotgun sequence DNA contains the following:
- the LOC117938972 gene encoding small integral membrane protein 30-like has protein sequence MAPKPELPNAAAIVWLIFLSLIPPAEAYDAGDALALLLGTIVTGVGFCAFLGWYARKRNGQQ, from the coding sequence ATGGCTCCCAAACCTGAACTTCCAAACGCTGCAGCGATCGTCTGGCTGATATTCCTGTCTCTGATCCCCCCGGCGGAGGCTTACGATGCTGGCGACGCATTAGCCCTGCTGCTGGGCACCATCGTGACCGGCGTGGGTTTCTGTGCCTTCCTCGGCTGGTACGCACGGAAGCGGAACGGACAACAGTGA